A window from Cryobacterium sp. PAMC25264 encodes these proteins:
- a CDS encoding alkene reductase translates to MSLFTPLKLGALELPNRLVMAPLTRMRSGVDGIPGELNIEHYSQRATLGLIVTEGVYPDKAGQGFPGQPGLVTDEQVAGWTKVADAVHAAGGRIVAQVMHAGRVTHEETNGGLQVVAPSAIAINGESHTYKGKLAYPQPRALTLDDLPGIIDGFVQASRNAIEAGLDGVEIHSANGYLLHEFLSPASNQRDDIYGGSPENRARFVIEVTTAVAAAIGADRVGIRISPEHNIQDALETDPADLLATYGALVDGLAPLGLAYLSVLHRDPAGELVPALRARFGGPLLVNTGFGEVTTRAEAVALLDDGLGDGVVVGRAAIANPDLVRRWLENLPLNEPNPLTFYGPDAVGYTDYPAYAN, encoded by the coding sequence GTGAGTCTTTTCACCCCGCTGAAACTTGGCGCCCTCGAGCTGCCCAACCGACTGGTGATGGCACCGCTGACCCGGATGCGTTCCGGCGTCGACGGCATCCCCGGCGAACTGAACATCGAGCACTACAGCCAGCGGGCGACTCTCGGGCTCATTGTCACCGAGGGCGTGTACCCCGACAAGGCGGGCCAGGGCTTCCCGGGCCAGCCGGGCCTCGTCACTGACGAGCAGGTCGCCGGCTGGACCAAGGTCGCCGACGCCGTGCACGCCGCGGGCGGACGCATCGTGGCGCAGGTCATGCACGCCGGCCGGGTCACCCACGAGGAGACCAACGGCGGCCTCCAGGTCGTCGCCCCCAGCGCCATCGCCATCAACGGCGAGAGCCACACCTACAAGGGCAAGCTGGCTTACCCGCAGCCGCGCGCGCTCACGCTCGACGACCTCCCGGGCATCATCGACGGCTTCGTGCAGGCATCACGCAACGCCATCGAGGCCGGCCTCGACGGCGTCGAGATCCACTCCGCCAACGGCTACCTGCTGCACGAGTTCCTCTCTCCGGCATCCAACCAGCGCGACGACATCTACGGCGGCTCGCCCGAGAACCGGGCCCGCTTCGTCATCGAGGTCACCACGGCCGTGGCCGCAGCCATCGGAGCCGACCGCGTGGGCATCCGCATCTCACCCGAGCACAACATCCAGGATGCGCTCGAGACCGACCCGGCCGATTTGCTGGCCACCTATGGCGCGCTGGTCGACGGACTGGCCCCGCTCGGACTGGCCTACCTGAGCGTGCTGCACCGCGACCCGGCCGGCGAGCTCGTTCCCGCCCTGCGCGCGCGATTCGGCGGACCCCTGCTGGTCAACACGGGTTTCGGTGAGGTCACCACCCGCGCCGAGGCCGTGGCGCTGCTCGATGACGGTCTGGGTGACGGCGTAGTCGTCGGCCGCGCCGCGATCGCCAATCCCGACCTCGTGCGCCGCTGGCTCGAGAACCTGCCGCTGAACGAGCCCAACCCGCTCACGTTCTACGGTCCGGATGCCGTGGGTTACACCGACTACCCGGCCTACGCGAACTAA
- a CDS encoding glycosyltransferase family 2 protein codes for MASPVQESADTELIGVSYIMPVLNEASHVRAAVHSLLEQDYDGPFEVTLALGPSIDGTTELVEEMAAVDPRIRVVANEVGSTPAGLNIAIRASRYPVVIRVDAHSVLPRDYARIAVETLQRTGADNVGGIMDAQGTAPFQQAVARAYGSKIGLGGTPLHVGGAEGEAETVYLGCFRRDSLLRVGMFDEGIKRGQDWELNRRLRDSGGSVWFTPRLKVIYRPRPSLSRLARQMTSTGLWRGELARRYPAANGLRYFAPPVMVLGVTVGTLLGLVGLVQTLLGAPSWLLLGFLAPAAYLLIVLVATLTATRPDGLRVSLWFLVVLPCIHFCWGVGFLLGYLKLTTNISAHTGRHQ; via the coding sequence ATGGCCAGCCCAGTGCAGGAGAGCGCAGACACAGAGCTGATCGGTGTCTCGTACATCATGCCGGTGCTCAACGAGGCCAGCCATGTGCGGGCCGCGGTGCACAGCCTGCTGGAGCAGGACTACGACGGCCCGTTCGAGGTGACCCTGGCCCTCGGCCCGAGCATCGACGGCACCACCGAGCTGGTAGAAGAGATGGCCGCGGTCGATCCGCGCATCCGCGTCGTCGCCAACGAGGTCGGGTCGACGCCCGCGGGCCTCAACATCGCCATCCGGGCCTCCCGCTACCCCGTCGTGATCCGCGTCGACGCGCACTCGGTGCTGCCCCGCGATTACGCCCGCATCGCCGTGGAGACCCTGCAGCGCACCGGCGCCGACAACGTCGGCGGAATCATGGATGCGCAGGGCACCGCCCCGTTCCAGCAGGCCGTTGCCCGCGCCTACGGCAGCAAGATCGGCCTGGGCGGCACACCGCTGCACGTGGGTGGCGCCGAGGGCGAGGCCGAGACCGTGTACCTCGGCTGCTTCCGCCGCGACAGCCTGTTACGCGTGGGCATGTTCGATGAGGGCATCAAGCGCGGCCAGGACTGGGAACTCAACCGGCGTCTGCGCGACAGCGGGGGTTCGGTGTGGTTCACGCCGCGGCTCAAGGTGATCTACCGGCCGCGCCCGAGCTTGTCCCGGCTGGCCCGCCAGATGACCTCCACCGGGCTGTGGCGCGGCGAACTCGCCCGTCGGTACCCGGCGGCCAACGGCCTGCGGTACTTCGCACCGCCGGTCATGGTGCTCGGCGTCACGGTGGGCACTCTGCTCGGTCTGGTCGGTCTGGTGCAAACCCTGCTCGGCGCCCCGAGCTGGCTGCTGCTGGGTTTCCTCGCCCCGGCGGCCTACCTGCTGATTGTCCTGGTAGCCACCTTGACGGCAACGCGGCCCGACGGGTTACGTGTCTCGCTCTGGTTTCTCGTAGTCTTGCCCTGCATTCACTTCTGCTGGGGTGTTGGTTTCCTCCTCGGGTACCTCAAGCTCACCACTAACATCTCGGCACACACGGGAAGACATCAATGA
- a CDS encoding CDP-alcohol phosphatidyltransferase family protein, which yields MTSGSPNTARPSSIAELRAVAQPPEVRMRANAEHWTASLYLRDLSPYLTWMLLKTRISANGVTGLMILVGWSTAGALLIPGIWGALLALILGQLQMLVDCCDGEVARWRRTSSPAGVFLDKVGHYSTEALIPIALGIRAAAYPFEAPADFLFTTLGLALALLIVLNKALNDMVHVARANAGLPKLADNKGEKVPQAGLIATLRRLARFLPFHRLYHSVELTMVIFVAAVIGLIVGQPATDRVFLAVLVPLAFLALIGHFLAIMASKRVRS from the coding sequence ATGACGTCAGGTTCGCCCAACACGGCTCGGCCCTCTTCGATCGCCGAGCTTCGTGCCGTCGCGCAACCTCCCGAGGTGCGGATGCGCGCCAACGCCGAGCACTGGACGGCCTCGCTGTACCTGCGCGACCTGTCGCCGTACCTGACCTGGATGCTCTTGAAGACCCGGATCTCGGCCAACGGCGTCACCGGCCTGATGATCCTCGTCGGCTGGTCCACGGCCGGTGCCCTGCTGATCCCCGGGATCTGGGGTGCCCTGCTGGCCCTGATCCTCGGCCAGCTGCAGATGCTGGTGGACTGCTGCGACGGCGAGGTCGCCCGGTGGCGCAGGACCTCCTCTCCGGCCGGTGTCTTCCTCGACAAGGTCGGGCACTACTCGACCGAAGCCTTGATCCCCATCGCCCTGGGCATCCGCGCGGCCGCCTATCCGTTCGAGGCCCCCGCCGACTTTCTGTTCACCACCCTCGGCCTGGCGCTGGCGCTGCTGATCGTGCTCAACAAGGCCCTCAACGACATGGTGCACGTGGCCAGGGCCAACGCCGGCCTGCCCAAACTGGCCGACAACAAGGGCGAGAAGGTTCCGCAGGCCGGCTTGATCGCCACCCTGCGCCGCCTCGCCCGGTTCCTGCCCTTCCACCGCCTGTACCACTCGGTGGAGCTGACCATGGTGATCTTCGTCGCCGCGGTGATCGGCCTCATCGTCGGCCAGCCAGCCACCGACCGGGTCTTCCTGGCCGTGCTTGTGCCGCTGGCCTTCCTCGCGCTCATCGGCCACTTCCTGGCGATCATGGCCTCGAAGCGCGTGCGCTCCTGA
- a CDS encoding glycosyltransferase family 2 protein produces the protein MPAASASTPPTIGVVVLTQGRRPDDLDRGIRSLLAQQDVRLDIVCVGNGWQPTGLPDGVAALALPENLGIPAGRNRGVEHVTGDYLFFLDDDASLPDPRFLIEAVGILRADPSIGLLQPQVVDPAGLTAPRRWIPRIRKGEATHSSAVFSVWEGAVLLPRRVFDATGGWAEPFFYAHEGIELAWRVWDQGLRTWYAGNLVANHPVILPTRHADFYRLNARNRVWIARRNLPAVLMPFYVGSWTVIQVLRGARNRPALAAWFRGWREGWATAPGERRPLHARTIWRMTRAGRPPVI, from the coding sequence ATGCCCGCAGCATCCGCCTCGACGCCGCCCACGATCGGCGTCGTCGTACTCACCCAGGGCCGCCGTCCCGACGACCTCGACCGCGGCATCCGCAGCCTGCTCGCCCAACAGGACGTACGGCTCGACATCGTCTGCGTCGGCAACGGCTGGCAGCCCACGGGCCTGCCCGACGGTGTTGCCGCACTCGCGCTGCCCGAGAACCTCGGCATCCCCGCCGGCCGCAACCGCGGGGTCGAGCATGTCACCGGGGACTACCTGTTCTTCCTGGACGACGACGCCAGCCTGCCCGACCCACGCTTCCTCATCGAGGCCGTCGGCATCCTGCGCGCCGACCCGAGCATCGGGCTGCTGCAGCCGCAGGTCGTCGACCCCGCCGGCCTCACCGCCCCGCGCCGCTGGATCCCGCGCATCCGCAAGGGCGAAGCCACGCACTCCAGCGCCGTCTTCTCGGTGTGGGAGGGTGCCGTGCTGCTGCCGCGCCGCGTGTTCGACGCCACCGGCGGCTGGGCCGAACCGTTCTTCTATGCCCACGAAGGTATCGAACTCGCCTGGCGGGTCTGGGACCAGGGCCTGCGTACCTGGTACGCGGGCAACCTGGTGGCCAATCATCCGGTGATCCTGCCCACCAGGCACGCCGACTTCTACCGGCTCAACGCCCGTAACCGGGTCTGGATCGCCCGGCGCAACCTTCCCGCAGTTCTGATGCCGTTCTATGTGGGCTCCTGGACGGTCATCCAGGTGCTGCGCGGCGCCCGCAACCGGCCCGCCCTGGCCGCCTGGTTCCGGGGCTGGCGAGAAGGCTGGGCCACCGCTCCGGGTGAGCGACGCCCCCTGCACGCCCGTACCATCTGGCGGATGACCCGCGCCGGCCGGCCGCCCGTCATCTGA
- a CDS encoding S1C family serine protease: MTDSTQNSGNTPDQPHDGTPIEVNSSGEAVTGHPNVPADNSAPEATAPLPPAPAADPAAHNTAAAGTADNSAHSPAAASSAAHPAAAHQAHQPHQAQQTQPTQPYGQPAAYPAYPTDAFGRPIPGPDGSTPIYAPTPAQQQAYANGAGYPAQPVSGAKPPKDPNRRKGSMALVAALAIGALVGGASGAGASAYFYSTQNNGTPASQAQGPSTVVVNNTDSVNEITAVAAKASPSVVTIEVAAGDSGGTGSGVILSKDGYVLTNTHVVTLDGAAADAKIQVKSSDGKLYSATLIGTDPVSDLAVIKLDNAKDLTPITWADSSDLNVGDTAIAIGAPLGLSGTVTNGIVSALNRSITVASSAAPTTPDQTTPKGGDGNYFNYDLPGNTPDTQGSQGAQSSISLSVIQTDAAINPGNSGGALLNSKGELIGINVAIANAGGSSSSSAAGSIGVGFSIPANLAKRVSTEIIDSGSASHGLLGASVTSATSTDSATVGALISEVSSGGAAQKAGLKAGDVVTNFNGVPITDATDLTAQVRTLAAGDTADLTYVRDGQSVTVSVTVGELTS; the protein is encoded by the coding sequence ATGACTGACAGCACTCAGAACTCGGGCAACACCCCCGACCAGCCGCACGACGGCACGCCCATCGAGGTGAACTCGAGCGGTGAGGCCGTGACCGGGCACCCCAACGTCCCTGCAGACAACTCGGCTCCGGAAGCCACGGCACCGCTGCCGCCGGCACCGGCTGCCGACCCCGCTGCCCACAACACCGCCGCCGCCGGCACTGCCGACAACTCCGCTCACAGCCCAGCCGCCGCGAGCTCAGCCGCTCACCCCGCTGCCGCGCACCAGGCCCACCAGCCCCACCAGGCCCAGCAGACGCAGCCGACCCAGCCTTACGGTCAGCCCGCCGCCTACCCGGCCTACCCCACGGATGCCTTCGGCCGCCCTATTCCGGGCCCCGACGGATCCACCCCGATTTACGCGCCCACCCCCGCTCAGCAGCAGGCCTACGCCAACGGCGCCGGCTACCCAGCGCAGCCCGTCAGCGGCGCCAAGCCGCCAAAGGACCCGAACCGTCGCAAGGGCAGCATGGCCCTGGTGGCCGCTTTGGCCATCGGCGCGCTGGTCGGCGGCGCATCCGGTGCGGGAGCCTCGGCCTACTTCTACTCCACGCAGAACAACGGCACCCCGGCCAGCCAGGCTCAGGGTCCGAGCACAGTCGTGGTCAACAACACCGACAGCGTCAACGAGATCACCGCTGTGGCCGCCAAGGCCTCACCCAGCGTCGTCACCATCGAGGTCGCCGCGGGCGATTCCGGCGGAACCGGCTCCGGAGTGATCCTGAGCAAGGACGGCTACGTCCTCACCAACACCCACGTGGTCACCCTCGACGGTGCAGCCGCCGATGCGAAGATCCAGGTCAAGTCCAGCGACGGCAAGCTCTACTCCGCCACGCTGATCGGCACCGACCCGGTGTCCGACCTCGCCGTCATCAAGCTCGACAACGCCAAGGATCTCACTCCCATCACCTGGGCCGACTCCAGCGACCTCAACGTCGGCGACACTGCTATTGCGATCGGCGCGCCGCTCGGCCTGTCCGGCACCGTGACCAACGGCATCGTCAGCGCCCTGAACCGCAGTATCACTGTGGCATCCTCTGCCGCCCCCACGACGCCCGACCAGACCACGCCGAAGGGTGGCGACGGCAATTACTTCAACTACGATCTGCCGGGCAATACCCCCGACACCCAGGGCAGCCAGGGCGCCCAGAGCAGTATTTCGCTCTCGGTGATCCAGACGGATGCCGCCATCAACCCCGGCAACTCCGGCGGTGCGCTCCTAAACAGCAAGGGCGAGCTCATCGGTATCAACGTCGCCATCGCCAACGCCGGCGGCAGTTCCTCGTCGAGCGCGGCCGGTAGCATCGGGGTCGGCTTCTCGATCCCGGCCAACCTGGCCAAGCGTGTCTCCACCGAGATCATCGACAGTGGCTCCGCGTCACACGGCCTGCTCGGCGCCAGCGTCACCAGCGCGACCAGCACCGACAGTGCCACCGTCGGCGCCTTGATCAGCGAGGTCTCCTCCGGGGGAGCCGCCCAGAAGGCCGGGCTGAAGGCCGGTGACGTCGTCACCAACTTCAACGGCGTGCCGATCACCGACGCCACCGACCTCACCGCCCAGGTGCGTACCCTCGCTGCCGGCGACACCGCCGACCTCACCTACGTGCGCGACGGCCAGTCGGTCACCGTGTCCGTCACGGTCGGCGAGCTCACCAGCTAG
- a CDS encoding aminotransferase class I/II-fold pyridoxal phosphate-dependent enzyme codes for MTITGAWRRTAQGAGLLGADGTISASIFAEMTALAMRTGAINLGQGFPDEDGPAIVLEAAREAIANGVNQYPPGRGMPVLLEAIARHQQRFYGLTVDPATEVLVAAGATEALSATLLALLEPGDEVVTFEPFYDAYGGLIALAGGVHRTVRLRSPDFQPDLDELAAAVTDRTRIILINNPHNPTGTVFSRETLEQIVALAHKHDALIVTDEVYEHLTFGVAHLPVATLPGARERTVTISSGGKTFSTTGWKIGWLSAPAAIVTAILAVKQFLTYVNGAPFQPAMAVGLDLPDSYYTGIADDLQAKRDVLGGGLTAAGFTLTAPRGSYFIVADAAALGHPDAVEFCRSLPDLAGVVGIPITAFCLPEHKAEYASGVFCA; via the coding sequence ATGACGATCACCGGCGCCTGGCGTCGCACCGCCCAGGGTGCCGGCCTCCTCGGTGCCGACGGCACCATCTCCGCCAGCATCTTCGCCGAGATGACCGCGCTCGCCATGCGCACCGGCGCCATCAACCTCGGGCAGGGCTTCCCCGACGAGGACGGCCCGGCCATCGTTCTCGAGGCCGCTCGCGAAGCCATCGCCAACGGCGTCAACCAGTACCCGCCGGGGCGCGGCATGCCGGTGCTGCTCGAAGCCATCGCCCGGCACCAACAACGGTTCTACGGGCTCACCGTCGACCCGGCCACCGAGGTTCTCGTGGCCGCCGGCGCCACCGAAGCGCTCTCGGCGACACTGCTGGCGCTGCTCGAACCCGGCGACGAGGTGGTCACCTTCGAGCCGTTCTACGACGCCTACGGCGGGCTGATCGCCCTGGCCGGCGGCGTGCACCGCACTGTGCGGCTGCGCTCCCCCGACTTCCAGCCCGACCTCGACGAGCTCGCGGCCGCCGTGACAGACCGCACCCGGATCATCCTGATCAACAACCCGCACAACCCCACCGGCACGGTCTTCAGCCGGGAGACCCTCGAACAGATCGTGGCCCTGGCGCACAAGCACGACGCCCTGATCGTGACTGACGAGGTGTACGAGCACCTCACCTTCGGCGTCGCACACCTGCCCGTGGCCACCCTGCCCGGCGCGCGCGAACGCACCGTCACCATCTCCTCCGGCGGCAAGACCTTCAGCACCACGGGCTGGAAGATCGGCTGGCTCAGCGCGCCGGCCGCGATCGTCACGGCGATCCTCGCGGTCAAGCAGTTCCTCACCTATGTCAACGGTGCCCCATTCCAGCCCGCGATGGCCGTGGGACTCGATCTGCCCGACTCGTACTACACCGGCATCGCCGACGACCTGCAGGCCAAGCGGGATGTTCTCGGCGGCGGGCTCACGGCGGCGGGGTTCACCCTCACCGCACCGCGGGGCTCGTACTTCATCGTGGCGGATGCCGCCGCTCTCGGCCACCCGGACGCCGTGGAGTTCTGCCGGTCGCTGCCCGACCTGGCCGGGGTCGTCGGTATCCCGATCACGGCGTTCTGCCTGCCGGAACACAAGGCCGAGTACGCCTCGGGGGTGTTCTGTGCCTGA